Within the Magnetospirillum sp. genome, the region GGCTCAGGAAGCGGCCGCGCACCACGCGCGCCAACTGCGCCCAGCCGGTCAGCGAGAGAATGACCGTGATCATGAAATACTGCGTGGTGGCGGGCCAGTCCTGCGGCATGGCAGCGGCCAATGCGAGCCAGATCGGGATCGACGGCAGCGACAGAATGAATTCGATCACGCGCTGGATCCCGAAATCGAGCTTGCCGCCGAAATAGCCCGATATGCCGCCGAGCACCACGCCGATCGTCAGCGAAAGGAACACGCCGACCAATCCCAGTGACAGCGATATCTGCGCACCCTGCATGATGCGGCTGTAGACGCAGCGCCCGAGACGGTCCGCACCGAGCAGGAACAGCGGTTGGCGCGCATCGCTCGAGGCGAACATGTGCCGGTCGGTCGGGAACAGGCCGAACAAATTGTATTCGTAGCCCCTGCCGAATATTTCGAGCGGAATCTTGCGGCTCGTATCTTCGACATACACGGCCGCCAGCGACACGGGATCGCGACGCAGCGCGTAGGGATGGAAATAGGGACGGAACGCGAAGCCGTCGTCGGTGTCGAAAAAATGGATGGTCTGCGGCGGGTGGAAGGCGGCCCGCGCATTCTGGCGGGCAGGATCGTTCACGGCGAAAAAGCCCGGGATCGCCGCAACGAGATAGAGGAAGGCCACCACCACGAGCCCCACCATCGCGAGATGATGGCGCTTGAAAGCCCACCACAGCAATTGCCATTGCGAGGCAACCGCCATCTGCTTGGCATCGACCGCCCCTTCTGCAAGCGCCGCCATCGTCTACTCCAACCGGATACGCGGGTCGACGAGAGCGAGCAGAATGTCGCTGACGAGTGAGCCCAGCAAAGTCAAAGCGCAGATCAGCAGCACGAAGGCGCCGGCCAGATACATGTCCTGGCTCATTAGCGACTGCAGCAGCATGGGCCCCGCGGTCGGCAGGCTCAGCACGATCGCAACGATAACAGAGCCCGACACGAGATTGGGCAGAAGCCACGCGATCGTCGAGATGAACGGATTGAGGGCCACGCGCAGCGGGTATTTGACGAGCAAGGCGAACTCCGAAAGCCCTTTGGCGCGCGCCGTAGTGACGTAGGGCTTGTTGAGTTCGTCGAGCATGTTGGCGCGCATCACGCGGATGAGGCTCGCCGTACCGGACACCGCGAGGATCACGACCGGCACCCACAGATGCGACAAGAGATCGAGCACCTTGCCGAAGCTCCAAGGTGCGGCGACGTAAGGCTCGGAGAACAGCCCGCCGACATCCTGGCCGAACTTAACGGCCGCCACATACATGAGCACGAGGGCGAGCAGGAAGCTCGGGATCGCAAGCCCCAGAAAACTGAAGAAGGTCGCGATATAGTCGCCGACCGAGTATTTTTTGACCGCTGAAAAAACGCCGATCGGGAGCGCCAGCCCCCAGGTCAGCAGCAACGTCGAGACCGTCAGCAGCAAGGTCAGCGACATGCGCTCCCAGATGAGTTCGGAAACCGGCTGCTGCCACTCGAAGCTCAGGCCGAAATTGCCTTCGGTCACGATGCCGAAGATCCATTTTCCGTACTGCACGATCATCGGCTGATCGAGGCCGAAGCGCGCGCGCAGATCGGCGGCCGTGTTCTGGTCCACGATTTCGTTCGAAGCGGCGAGCGTCGCGATATAGGTCGTAACGTAGTCGCCCGGCGGCAGTTCGATCAGCACGAACGACAGGAAGCTCAACGCCACCAGCGACGGGATCATCCACAACAGACGCGAAACGATGAAGCGCAGCATTCGTGTTCGGGTTTCCGCTTGGGGGAAGAAGGCGGCGGC harbors:
- a CDS encoding ABC transporter permease, encoding MAALAEGAVDAKQMAVASQWQLLWWAFKRHHLAMVGLVVVAFLYLVAAIPGFFAVNDPARQNARAAFHPPQTIHFFDTDDGFAFRPYFHPYALRRDPVSLAAVYVEDTSRKIPLEIFGRGYEYNLFGLFPTDRHMFASSDARQPLFLLGADRLGRCVYSRIMQGAQISLSLGLVGVFLSLTIGVVLGGISGYFGGKLDFGIQRVIEFILSLPSIPIWLALAAAMPQDWPATTQYFMITVILSLTGWAQLARVVRGRFLSLRTEEFVVAARLDGASEGRVIFRHMLPSFMSHIIASITLAIPAMILAETSLSFLGLGLQPPTISWGVLLREAQNIRSIATAPWLFAPGAAVVVAVMALNFLGDGLRDAADPYNK
- a CDS encoding ABC transporter permease, whose product is MLRFIVSRLLWMIPSLVALSFLSFVLIELPPGDYVTTYIATLAASNEIVDQNTAADLRARFGLDQPMIVQYGKWIFGIVTEGNFGLSFEWQQPVSELIWERMSLTLLLTVSTLLLTWGLALPIGVFSAVKKYSVGDYIATFFSFLGLAIPSFLLALVLMYVAAVKFGQDVGGLFSEPYVAAPWSFGKVLDLLSHLWVPVVILAVSGTASLIRVMRANMLDELNKPYVTTARAKGLSEFALLVKYPLRVALNPFISTIAWLLPNLVSGSVIVAIVLSLPTAGPMLLQSLMSQDMYLAGAFVLLICALTLLGSLVSDILLALVDPRIRLE